Part of the Paenibacillus sp. JNUCC32 genome is shown below.
CGGACGGCTTGCGCCGACCAGTGCGCTGGCTACGTTCGGCTGACGCAGAATCCACGCAAGCGCCAGATTGCCCACGGACACGTCAAGCTCTGCCGCAATCTTCTCCAGCTCGCGAACCTTCGCGATTTTCTCCTCGGTAATGCCTTTGCGCATCCATTCCAGCTTCGCGGCTCGGCTGTCAGCCGGAATATCGGAGGCAGAGGTATATTTCCCTGTCAGCAGGCCTTGTGCCAGCGGGGAGAATACAACCTGCCCAATGCCGGAGCGCTCGCTGAGCGGAATGATTTCCTTTTCAATATAACGTTCAAACATATTGTAGATGGGTTGATTGACCACGATGCGGTCGAGGAGGAAACGATCCGCTACCGTCAATGCCTCCGCAATTTGCGATGCCTGCCACTCGCTGACGCCGACATAGAGCACCTTGCCCTGGCGAACAAGGTCGTCGATCGCGCGAAGCGTCTCGTCCAGCGGCGTTTCCGGATCATGGCGGTGGCAGTAGAAAATATCCACGTAATCATGGCCAAGACGCTTCAAGCTGGCATGTGCCTGCTCCATGATATGCTTGCGGGACAAGCCCCGATCGTTCGGGCCGTCGCCCATCGGCCAGAAGGCCTTCGTGGCCAGCACGTACGATTCGCGCGGATACGCTTTCAAGGTTTCGCCTACCAATACTTCGGCTGCGCCCTTCTCGTAAACATTCGCCGTATCAAAGAAGTTAATGCCCAGATCATAAGCCGTTTTAATCGCGTTAACCGCATTCTCGCGTTCAACGTAACCTCCGTATGTAAGCCAGCTTCCCAAGCTGACCTCACTGACCTTGAGACCTGTGCGTCCTAATCTTCTGTATTTCATGGCAAATCCTCCTTCAATAGATTAACTTGGATGCTACATTAACTATTTTAAAGGAGTTCCTATTCCCACGGAAGAAGTGAAATGTTCTTCACTATATTATAGGAAGGATAGCTGATATACTGTAGTATAGTTAATAGAATACCGGAAGGAGCCTATGGTTATGGGAAATAAAGCGAGCAGTTACATACCGAAAACTCCCGAACATATCGAATGCAATATCGAAAAAACGCTGCTGGTCCTAGGGGGAAAGTGGGCTTTTCTCGTCATTCGGGAGCTCTTTGGAGGCACGAAACGATTTGGCGAGCTGCAGCGGCAAATCCCGAATGTCAGCCC
Proteins encoded:
- a CDS encoding aldo/keto reductase family protein; the protein is MKYRRLGRTGLKVSEVSLGSWLTYGGYVERENAVNAIKTAYDLGINFFDTANVYEKGAAEVLVGETLKAYPRESYVLATKAFWPMGDGPNDRGLSRKHIMEQAHASLKRLGHDYVDIFYCHRHDPETPLDETLRAIDDLVRQGKVLYVGVSEWQASQIAEALTVADRFLLDRIVVNQPIYNMFERYIEKEIIPLSERSGIGQVVFSPLAQGLLTGKYTSASDIPADSRAAKLEWMRKGITEEKIAKVRELEKIAAELDVSVGNLALAWILRQPNVASALVGASRPEQVTENAKASGIELYEDVQTRIEEILK
- a CDS encoding winged helix-turn-helix transcriptional regulator, yielding MGNKASSYIPKTPEHIECNIEKTLLVLGGKWAFLVIRELFGGTKRFGELQRQIPNVSPRALTTTLRHLEEQGVLEREVFPTVPVTVEYTLTPKGMDLHVICKEMKLWAARWT